From a single Lolium rigidum isolate FL_2022 chromosome 7, APGP_CSIRO_Lrig_0.1, whole genome shotgun sequence genomic region:
- the LOC124672061 gene encoding G-type lectin S-receptor-like serine/threonine-protein kinase At2g19130, giving the protein MPLLLLVFTLLFHHQHIAATSSATTDTISAGQPLGSSDKLVSGNGRYALGFFETGSESNWYMGIWFNTVPKLTPAWVANRDNPVKNTILLQLAVFHDGNLVILDKSKNSIIWSTGANITTNDTIAVLLDSGNLILHNPSNPSDIMWQSFDYPTDTFFPGAKLGWDKATGLNRRLVSWKNSVNPATGTYSEELDPSGVDQYLLTALNSPMPYWSSGAWNGQYFALMPETSNRLLVNFTFINNDQEKYFMYTLDDETMVIRNYLDMSGQAKAYMWLESSQKWVPMFAQPKACDVYAICGPFTSFTVRSPKDWELDDRTSGCTANAPLECSSNRSTSSADRFYSMPCVGLPQNAQRMQVASSATECAQVCQSDCSCTAYSFGNSGCSIWHNDLLNVRQQECNGISSTDGEILYLRLSTKETLTHKANRRGLIVGTSFVVAALGLLALVVLLVFWKNKTMFSGGILNNAQGFDGITVFGYTDLQRATKHFSEKLGGGSFGSVFKGSLSDSTTIAVKRLDHAYQGEKQFRAERRTTIPWNSRYQIALGVARGLAYLHESCQDCIIHCDIKPENILLDASFAPKIADFGMAKLLGRDFSRVLTTARGTAGYLAPEWICGVAITPKADVYSYGMVLLEIISGRRNSRPSCACDGYHDDYFPVYVARKLLQGDTGSLVDHRVYGDVNLDEAQIACKVACWCIQDNEFDRPTMGQVVHILEGLTEISVPPMPRLLQAITGTGSSHSTCSQSLSVHYSNS; this is encoded by the exons AtgcctcttctcctccttgtTTTCACCCTGCTCTTCCACCACCAACACATCGCTGCCACAAGCTCTGCCACGACAGACACCATCTCAGCTGGCCAACCACTTGGCAGCAGTGACAAGCTCGTCTCCGGGAATGGCAGGTACGCGCTCGGCTTCTTCGAGACAGGAAGCGAGTCCAACTGGTACATGGGCATATGGTTCAATACAGTCCCCAAGCTAACCCCAGCATGGGTGGCAAATAGGGATAACCCAGTCAAGAACACCATTCTGCTGCAGCTCGCAGTCTTCCATGATGGAAACCTTGTCATCTTAGACAAATCTAAAAACTCCATAATCTGGTCTACCGGAGCAAACATCACAACCAATGACACCATCGCTGTCCTCTTGGACAGTGGAAATCTCATCCTTCACAATCCCTCAAACCCATCAGACATTATGTGGCAAAGCTTCGACTACCCGACAGATACATTTTTCCCCGGGGCAAAACTTGGATGGGACAAGGCCACCGGCCTGAACCGCCGCCTTGTTTCTTGGAAGAACTCAGTCAACCCAGCTACTGGTACATACTCTGAAGAGTTAGACCCCAGTGGTGTCGACCAGTACCTTCTTACAGCACTGAACTCTCCCATGCCATACTGGTCTAGCGGTGCCTGGAATGGCCAATACTTTGCCTTGATGCCAGAAACGTCAAATCGTCTCTTAGTCAATTTTACATTTATCAACAATGATCAAGAAAAGTACTTCATGTATACCCTAGACGATGAAACCATGGTTATCCGTAATTATTTGGACATGTCAGGTCAAGCAAAGGCATATATGTGGCTAGAAAGCTCGCAGAAGTGGGTACCGATGTTTGCCCAACCCAAAGCCTGTGATGTCTATGCAATCTGTGGACCTTTCACA AGCTTCACCGTGAGATCACCGAAGGACTGGGAGCTGGATGATCGAACCAGTGGGTGCACGGCAAATGCTCCGTTGGAATGCAGTAGCAACAGAAGCACAAGCTCAGCAGACAGGTTCTACTCTATGCCATGTGTTGGACTGCCACAAAATGCCCAACGCATGCAAGTTGCTTCTAGTGCTACTGAATGTGCACAAGTCTGCCAGAGTGACTGTTCATGCACCGCATATTCTTTTGGCAATAGTGGATGCTCTATTTGGCACAATGATCTGCTTAACGTCAGGCAACAAGAATGCAATGGCATTTCTAGCACAGATGGAGAAATTCTTTATCTACGCCTTTCGACCAAAGAAACTCTAACTCACAAAGCCAACAGAAGAGGATTGATTGTTGGTACAAGTTTTGTTGTTGCTGCTTTAGGTTTGTTAGCACTGGTCGTACTGCTGGTGTTTTGGAAGAACAAAACCATGTTCTCTGGTGGAATATTAAACAATGCTCAAGGTTTTGATGGTATCACTGTGTTTGGGTACACTGATTTGCAGCGTGCAACCAAACATTTCTCTGAGAAGCTAGGGGGAGGCAGCTTTGGTTCTGTGTTCAAGGGTTCTTTAAGTGACTCAACAACCATAGCGGTGAAAAGGCTCGACCATGCTTATCAAGGAGAGAAGCAATTCAGGGCCGAG AGAAGAACCACAATACCCTGGAATTCTAGATACCAAATAGCCCTGGGAGTTGCTAGAGGATTGGCCTACTTGCACGAGAGCTGTCAAGACTGCATCATACACTGTGACATCAAACCAGAGAATATCCTTCTTGATGCTTCGTTTGCTCCAAAAATTGCAGACTTCGGGATGGCCAAGCTTTTGGGAAGGGATTTTAGCCGAGTACTGACTACAGCGAGAGGAACTGCTGGGTATCTTGCGCCTGAGTGGATCTGTGGGGTCGCAATCACACCAAAAGCCGATGTTTACAGCTACGGGATGGTGTTGCTGGAGATCATATCTGGGAGGAGGAACTCACGTCCATCATGTGCTTGTGATGGTTACCATGATGACTACTTCCCTGTGTATGTCGCGCGCAAGCTTCTTCAAGGAGACACAGGGAGTTTGGTAGATCACAGGGTATATGGTGATGTCAATCTTGATGAGGCTCAAATAGCTTGCAAGGTTGCTTGTTGGTGCATACAAGATAATGAATTTGATCGGCCAACAATGGGACAGGTAGTTCATATTCTCGAGGGGTTAACTGAAATCAGCGTCCCCCCAATGCCAAGGCTACTTCAAGCTATCACTGGCACTGGAAGCTCACATTCAACATGCTCCCAGTCACTTAGTGTTCACTATTCTAATTCATGA